Sequence from the Leisingera methylohalidivorans DSM 14336 genome:
TGCGGCAGCACCTCGTAATCCACCTGCGCCAGCTCGGCGGCACGGCGGGCGGCATCGCGGGTTTCAGCAATCACCGCAAACATCGGCTGCCCGTGGAATTCCACCTTCTCGGTCGGGAACACCGGCTCGTCATGTTTACCGGTGGGGCTGATGTCGTTAACGCCGGGCACATCCGCGGCGGTCAGCACATCCACCACGCCGGGGGCGTTGCGGACGGCCGACAGGTCGATGCCCTTAATTTTGGCATGCGCCACGGTGGAGACACCCAGGTAGGCGTGCAGCGTGCCAAAGGGTTCGGCGATATCGTCGGTGTATTCGGCGCGCCCCGTCACATGCTTGATCGCGCTGTCATGCTGGCGGTCATGGTGAACGGCGCCGCTGATGGTCTGATGGTCTTTCATCTCAAAATCTCCTCAGGCGACGGCCAGCCGGACGGCACCGGCGGTTCCCGCATCATGTTCCAAGTAGAAACGGCGCAGCAGGTTGCTGGCCGACAGCATCCGGTAGTCAGCAGAGGCGCGCCAGTCGCTCAAGGGTGTGAAGTCCTGCTGCACTGCCTCCGCTGCCGCATCGAACGCCGGTTCGCCCCAGGGCTGTCCAACCAGCGCAGCCTCGGCACTGGCGGCGCGCTTGGGCGTTGCCGCCATGCCGCCGAACGCAATGCGGGCCGCGGTGATCACACCGTCTGCCACGTCCACGCTGACTCCGGCAGCAACCGAGGAAATATCTTCATCCCGGCGCTTGGAGATCTTGTAGGCAGCATCAATTTGACCATCCCGGCGCAGCGGAATGCGGATTGAGGCGACAAAATCCCCAGGCTCGCGGTCCTGCTTGCCATAGTCGATAAAGAATTCTTCCAGTGGCAGGGTGCGGCTGCCGCCCTTTTTCTGCAGCGTCACCTCGGCGCCAAGAGAGATCAGTACCGGCGGTGTGTCCCCGATGGGCGAGCCGTTGGCGATATTGCCGCCGATGGTGCCCATGTTGCGCACCTGCCAGCCGGCGATGCGGTCCCAGTATGCGCTTAGATGCGGGAAGGCATCACGGATCGCCGCCTCGCTTTCGGTATAGGTGACGCCGGCACCGATGATCAGCGCCTCGTCGGTCAGCTCGATGGACTTCAGCTCTTCCAGATGGGACACAAACACCACCGGAGAGATCGGCTTCATGAATTTGGTGACCCACAGGCCGACATCGGTGGAGCCTGCCACGATGGTCGCGTTGGGGTTCTCTGCCAGCACCTGCGCCAGATCGGCGCTATTCAGTGGCAGGATGGCGCGGTCGTCCTCGGGGCCGGTCACCACGCGGGCGTCCGGCTGAATCGCCTGCAGCTTGGCGGTCAGACTAACGCGTTCTTTGGTCAGGTAATCATTGGCCGGGGAGCCGTATTGGTTCACCGCCAGCGCGGCCCGCACAATCGGCTCATAGCCGGTGCAGCGGCAGAGGTTGCCCTGTACCGCGGTTTCCACCTCAGCCCCGGTCGGCTGCGGGTTTTCCATCCATAGCGCATAAAGCGACATCACAAAGCCCGGCGTGCAGAAACCGCACTGGCTGCCGTGGTATTCCACCATCGCCTGCTGCACCGGGTGCAGCCGCCCGCCCGGGCCGGACAGATGCTCAACCGTCACCACATGGCAGCCATTGAGCGACGCCAGGAAACGGATGCAGGCGTTCACCGCCTCATAACGCAGGGCGCCATTCTGCAGCCGTCCCACCAGCACAGTGCAGGCGCCGCAGTCACCCTCAGCGCAGCCTTCCTTGGTACCGGTCAGGCGCTGCTCCAGGCGCAGAAAATCCAGCAAGGTGGTGGTCGCCTTCAGGTCCTCCAGCACAATGTCCTTGCCGTTCAGAAGAAAGCGGATGTCGGTTTGATGTGCCATCTGGCCTCCCGATTGTCTGTGGGCCGTGCTGGCCCGCTTATGACATTTTTACCCTGTTCGACTGCCTCGGTTAACGGCTGCAATCGCGAAAGCCTTTCAACACCCTGTTGAGAATGATTAGGCTAAAGCATGCCGGAACCGGCGTCCCTGCCGCCTGCCGCTCCAATGGGCAGGTCGCAAGCGCGCCCCGCAAAGGTCTGTGAACCATGTCTTATCTGGAATCCCTGCGGGTTTTTACCCGAGTCGTCGAACTGGGCAGCATCACCTCTGGCGGGCGGGATCTGCGGCTGACACCGGCGGTCGCCAGCAAACGGATCAAGGAGCTTGAAAAGCACCTTGGCGTCCGCCTGTTCAACCGCACGACGAGATCGCTGACCCCGACTGAGGCCGGAAAGCTGTTTTATGCCGAGGCGAAGAAAGTCCTCGAATCGATTGAGGACGCCGAGGCGGTGGTCTCGCAGTTCTCCGAGGCGCCGCGCGGGGTGATCCGGGTGACCGCGCCGCTTGGTGTCGGCCGCCGTATCATTGCGCCGTTGGTGCCGGGATTTGTCGAGGACTATCCCGCCACCGAAATCCGCATGCGGATGTCGGACCGCAAGGTCGACATTCTGGCCGACGGGCTGGACGTGGCGTTCTTCATCGGGACTCCGCATGATTCCACGCTGAAAATGCGAAAGATCGCCAATTGCGCGCGGGTGCTGTGCGCCGCGCCGGCCTATCTTGAGCGGCACGGGACGCCGCAGGTGCCGGAGGATCTGCTGACCGGCCACAACTGCCTGCTGCTGCGCTATCCGCGCTCGCCGGAATATTTCTGGACGCTGGACACGCCGGAGGGGCCGCGCAAGCTGGAGGTGTCAGGGAAATACGATGCCGACGACAGCGATGTGCTGACCAATTGGGCGCTGGACGGGCACGGCATTGTCAACAAGCCGCGGTTTGACGTGGCCGCGCATCTGCGCTCTGGCGCGCTGGTCGAGGTGCTGCGGGATACGCCGCCGGAGCCGACCATTTTCGGCTGCCTCTATCCGCACCGGAAACTGCAGGACCCCAAGATCCGCCTGTTTGTTGACCATGCAGTGAAACACGGGCTGGCGGCCTTCAGGCGGAGCGAGGCGGGAAGTTAGCAAGCGAAAAGACGGGCTTCATTGGCCCGCCTTCTTCAGTCAAGCGTCCGTGCCTCAGCAGCGGTGCGGATTTTCTTCGCAATAGATCAAGTTGGCCGCGGCCCCGACTGCGGCGCCTGTCACCAGGTTGCCGTCCAGAACGGCAGACCCGGCAGCACCGGCGCCAGCGCCATAAACCAGCCGCTCGCCGGTGGTGTCACCGCAGGCCGCAAGGGTGGTACAGATGGCAAATCCAATAGCGATGGGTGCCTTAAACATTGTATTACCTCCGTCAACGTCCAAATCCCGCAGTTCTGCCGCGGTCCCAAACGGCCAGTCTCCGGCGATTGGTGCCGGAGGAAGAGTGCCCGAAAGGAATTGGCGCTGTGGCTGAACAGACCGGAAGCCTTGAGAAACCGGTCAATTTGGGCAAACCCTTTGCGGGACTAACGCGGGTCCGGTTGGTTTGGTTCCAGCCAACAGGTGCATAGCCGGGGTGCACGCGCGGTGCTGCAAAAAAATGGCCCCGCCTTAAAGGCAGGGCCATCCTGGTTATTCAGGCTTTTAAGTTTAGTTCGCAGCCAGCGCGAACGGCAGATTCTTGGAAGCGCTGCCGTACCAGCGGCGGATCAAAGCGCGCTCCTCGTCCTCCATAAAGGTCACATTGGCGGGCGGCATCGCGTGGGTGGCGCCAGCCTGGAGGTAGATCTCCTTGGCGTATTTCGCCACATCGGCCGGAGTCTCCAGCAGCACGTTCTTGGGCGCTCGGCGGATCCCGTCATAGTAGGGCTCCCGCGCGTGGCACATCGCACAACGGCCCGGCACCACATTCATCACATCCTCGAAATGCTGATTGCTGGCAAAGACCTGCTCGCTTTTGGTCAGCTCCCGCGCTTCGGATTCCTCATATGTATCTTGTTGCAGAGGCGCTTGGCTCAGGATCATGATGCCGATGAACAGGATGGCGGTCACAGGCCAGGTCCAGGTCGGGTTGCTGGTCCCTGCGTGGTTGCTGTTGAAGTAATGGCGGATGGTCACCCCCATCAGGAACACCAGCGCCGCGATCAGCCAGTTGTACTCGGTGGCAAAGGCCAGCGGATAGTGGTTGGACAGCATCAGGAACACGACCGGCAGCGTCAGATAGTTGTTATGGGTCGAGCGCAGCTTGGCGATCTTGCCATACTTGGCATCCGGCGTGCGGCCTTCCTGCAGATCCTTCACCACAATACGCTGGTTCGGCATGATGATGAAAAAGACGTTTGCAGTCATGATCGTCGCGGTAAAGGCACCCAGATGCAGCATCACTGCGCGGCCGGTGAATATCTGGTTGTAGCCCCAGCCCATGGCGACCAGCAGAACAAACAGCAGCACCATCAGAAGGGTCGGCTGTTCCCCCAGCGGCGATTTGCACAGCGCGTCATAGACCAGCCAGCCGATGCTCAGCGAAGCGCCGGAAATCAGAATGCCCTGCCACAGGGCCAGATCGGCTTTGCTGGAGTCGATCAGGTACAGCTCGCCGCCCGCCCAATAGACGATCATCAAAAGGCCGGCACCCGACAGCCAGGTGGCGTAGCTCTCCCATTTGAACCAGATCAGATGGTCCGGCATGTTCTCCGGCGCCACCAGGTATTTCTGGATGTGATAGAAACCGCCGCCATGGACCTGCCATTCCTCGCCATGCGCGCCGACCGGCAGATGCGGAACTTTCCGCAAGCCGAGGTCCAGCGCGACGAAATAGAAGGACGACCCGATCCAGGCAATGGCGGTGATGACGTGAAGCCAGCGGACAGCAAAGCCCAGCCAGTCCCACATGATCACAAGCTCTTCCATTGTTCTCTCCTCATAAGCTTTGACCCAAGACTAGAGCATGCCGTTATTTTCATGTATTAGGTAAAAAATCCAAGCTGTTTCAAAATAACGCAAAGAATACTTGAATGGCCTATCTCGACAACATCCGCACCTTTGTCCGGGTTTATGAACTTGGCAACATGTCCGCCGCCGCGCGGGACATGCGGATATCGGCCGCCGTGGCGTCGTCGCGCATATCGCAGCTGGAGGATCACCTGAATGTGCGGCTGTTCCAGCGCACCACCCGGCTTTTGAACCCGACCGAGCAGGGCAATCTGTTCTATCAAGGTGCAGTGAAAATCCTGGAAGCCGTGGATGAGGCCGAGGCGGATATCAGCAGCGTGACCCAGACACCGCGCGGCACGCTCTATGTGGCGGCGCCTTTGGGGCTGGGGCAGCGTCTGGTTGCGCCCGCGGTGCCGAAGTTCAAGGAAGCCTATCCGCTGATCTCGATCCGGCTGCGGATGTCGGACCGCAAGCTGGACCTGGCCGCGGAGGGCTTGGACGCGGCGTTTTTCCTGGGCGTGCCGGAGGATTCCAATCTGCGTATCCGCAAGATCGCTGACTGCCCGCGGGTGCTGTGCGCCTCACCGGACTATATCAGGCAACGCGGACAGCCGAAGAACAGTGAGGAACTGAAGACCGACGCGCATGACTGCCTGAACCTCCGCTATCCCGGCGCACCGGAGTTTCAGTGGCCGCTGCGCAGCCAGGACGGGGTCAAGCGGGTCACAGTCACCGGACCGTTTGAATCGGATCACGGCGACGTGCTGACCAACTGGGCGCTGGACGGGCATGGAATCATCCTGAAACCGGTGTTCGAGATCTCGGAACACCTCGCCTCCGGCCGGCTGGTGCCGGTGCTGGCAGAGGAGCCGCCGATCCCGATTCAGATGGCCTGTCTGTATGTGCATCGCCGCCACCAGGATCCCAAGGTGCGGCTGTTCATGGATTTCATGGTGGATCACATCCAGGCATCGCTGCCCTCAGAATGAAAAAGCCCGCCCCAGTTTCCTGAGACGGGAACCGCCGGCATATGCCCAGCGGGAGGAGAGGTATCTCGGGGAGTGCGGCTCAGCTGCCGCGGTAAGTCGAATAGCCGTAGGGCGACAGCAACAGCGGCACATGATAGTGGCTGTCTGCCTCACTGATGCCGAACCGCAGCGGCACTTCATCCAGGAACAGAGGAGCGGCGCCTGCCTGCCCGGTTGCGCGCAGATAGCCGCCGGCATGGAACACCAGTTCATAGGTGCCGGTCGCGAATTCACCTGCGGGCAGGATCTGCTTATCGGTGCGCCCGTCGTCGTTGGTGGTCAGGCTGCGCAGATGGACGCGCTCGCTGCCCTCGATCCGGTAGAGATCAATCTTCAGCCCTTCTGCCGGGCAGCCGCGGGCGGTGTCCAGAACATGGGTGGTCAGAAATCCGGCCATGTCAGCCTCCTATTCATTCCGTTTCCCTAGGTATGCGCGGTCCAGCACATTGCATACAGAAGGAAGAGTCAAAAAGTTCTTTCAAAAATATACTGAAAGCCGAACATGATTATCTGTTCTATACATAATAAAAAGACAGGAGACCTGACGTGACGCGCTATCCTCGTGACTTGCGCGGATACGGTGCTGACGCACCTGACCCGCAGTGGCCCAATGGGGCCAAAGCCGCCGTGCAATTTGTACTCAACTATGAAGAAGGCGGGGAGAACTGCATCCTGCACGGGGATGCGGCCTCGGAAGCCTTTTTGTCTGACATTCCCGGTGCTGCGCAATGGCCCGGCCAGCGCCATTGGAACATGGAGTCGGTCTATGAATACGGATCGCGGGCCGGCTTCTGGCGACTGCACCGGCTGTTCACCGGCGCCGGCATCCCGCTGACCATCTATGGTGTCGCCACCGCGCTGGCCCGCAGCCCCGAACAGGTGCAGGCGATGAAGGACGCGGATTGGGAAATCGCCAGCCATGGGTTGAAATGGGTCGAGCACAAGGACATGACCGAGGAGGAGGAGAGTGCGGCCATTGCAGAGGCTGTGCGGCTGCATACCGAGGTTACAGGTGAGCGCCCGCGCGGCTGGTACACCGGGCGCTGCAGCGTCAGCACTGTGCGGCTGGTGGCTGAGGAAGGCGGATTTGATTACATCTCCGACACCTACGACGACGACCTGCCCTATTGGCGGGAAACCGGCGGGCGCGATCAGTTGATCATCCCCTACACGCTGGAAGCCAATGATATGCGGTTTGCGAACTCACCGGGCTGGATTACTGGCGAGCATTTCTTTCAGTATCTGAAGGATGCCTTCGACGTGATTTATGCCGAAGGAAAGGCCGGTGCGCCGAAGATGATGACCATCGGGCTGCATTGCCGCTTGATCGGCCGGCCCGGCAAGGTTGCGGGTCTGAAGCGTTTTATCGACTATATCCAAGGCTTTGAGGGCGTCTGGTGCCCGCGCCGGATCGACATTGCCGAGCATTGGGCCGAAACCCATCCGCCGGTCAAGCGCGAACGCCCCAGCCGGATGGACCGCGAGGAGTTTGTCACCAAGTTCGGTTCGATCTTCGAGCATTCGCCCTGGATCGCCGACCGCGCCTTTGATCTGGAGCTGGGTCCGGCGCATGACTGCGCTGCCGGTGTCCACAACGCGCTGTGCCGGATCTTCCGCACCGCCAGCGAGGAAGAGCGCCTGGGCGTGCTGACCGCACACCCGGATCTGGCGGGCAAGCTGGCCGCCGCCGGCCGTCTGACGGCTGAGAGCACCTCGGAACAGTCCAGTGCCGGCCTTGATATGCTGACCGATGAGGAGCGCGAGAGTTTCACCCGGCTCAACACCGAATATGTGGAGAAGCACGGCTTTCCCTTCATCATCGCGGTGCGCGACCACAACAAGGCGTCGATCATGGAGGCGTTCCATCGCCGCATTCACAATGACCGGGCGACCGAGTTCGGCGAGGCCTGCCGCCAGGTCGAGCGTATTGCCCAGTTCCGTCTGCAGGATCTGCTGCCGTGAGCGGGCTGCTGACAGCAAAGCCGCTGACCGCAGCGGCTTTTGCGCCTTATGGCGACGTGATCGAGATCGCGGGCGCGCCGGACAAGATGATCAATCAGGGCATGTGCGGCCGTCACCACGATCGCGCGGCCCTGGATTTCGGCCCGGACGGCCGGGCCGGCATCAGCCTGTTTGATGCCAAAGCCCGCCACCTGCCGCACAAGGTGGACATGGTGGAACGCCACCCGGAAGGCAGCCAGGCATTCGTGCCTGTCAGCGGCGTGCCGATGCTGGTGGTGGTGGCGGATGACAACAGCGGCGTGCCGGTCAACCTGCAGGCCTTTATCAGCCAGCCGGGCCAATCCATAAACTTGCACCAGGGCACCTGGCACGGGGTGCTTGCGCCGCTGGGTGCGCCCGGCCAATACATTGTTGTCGACCGGATCGGCACCTCGCCGAACCTCGAGGAACACTGGTTCAAGGAGCCTTTCACAGTGGTCGCGGACTGACCACTCCCAGAAGCCGCCAGCAAAAAAACAAGAAGCGGCAAGATCCCCATGACCAACAGGAGAACACATGGTTGATACTTCCATCGGGACGCCAGAACAGCTGCGCGACCCCAACTACACCCCGCCCTTGCACAAGGCGGTGCCGCTCGGCATCCAGCATGTGCTGGCGATGTTCGTTTCAAACGTGACACCGGCGATCATTGTTGCCGGTGCCGCCGGGTTCGGCTTCGGCTCCAATTCGCCGGATTTCCCCGAGCTGCTGTACCTGATCCAGATGTCGATGCTGTTTGCCGGCATCGCGACTCTGCTGCAGACCATTACCCTCGGCCCCGTAGGCTCGGCGCTGCCGATTGTGCAGGGCACGTCGTTCGCCTTCCTGCCGATCATGATTCCGCTGGTCGCAGGCAAGGGCGTGGACGGGCTGGCAGCCCTTTTCACCGGCGTCATTGTCGGCGGTATATTCCACAGTCTGCTGGGTACGGTGATCGGCAAGATCCGTTTTGCCCTGCCGCCGCTGGTAACCGGTCTGGTGGTTACCATGATCGGCCTGGCGCTGGTCAAGGTTGGCATTCAGTACGCCGCGGGCGGAGTTCCGGCCATCGGCACGCCGGAATACGGCTCGCTTCTGAACTGGTCGGCAGCGC
This genomic interval carries:
- a CDS encoding ureidoglycolate lyase, translating into MSGLLTAKPLTAAAFAPYGDVIEIAGAPDKMINQGMCGRHHDRAALDFGPDGRAGISLFDAKARHLPHKVDMVERHPEGSQAFVPVSGVPMLVVVADDNSGVPVNLQAFISQPGQSINLHQGTWHGVLAPLGAPGQYIVVDRIGTSPNLEEHWFKEPFTVVAD
- the uraH gene encoding hydroxyisourate hydrolase, which produces MAGFLTTHVLDTARGCPAEGLKIDLYRIEGSERVHLRSLTTNDDGRTDKQILPAGEFATGTYELVFHAGGYLRATGQAGAAPLFLDEVPLRFGISEADSHYHVPLLLSPYGYSTYRGS
- a CDS encoding urate hydroxylase PuuD: MEELVIMWDWLGFAVRWLHVITAIAWIGSSFYFVALDLGLRKVPHLPVGAHGEEWQVHGGGFYHIQKYLVAPENMPDHLIWFKWESYATWLSGAGLLMIVYWAGGELYLIDSSKADLALWQGILISGASLSIGWLVYDALCKSPLGEQPTLLMVLLFVLLVAMGWGYNQIFTGRAVMLHLGAFTATIMTANVFFIIMPNQRIVVKDLQEGRTPDAKYGKIAKLRSTHNNYLTLPVVFLMLSNHYPLAFATEYNWLIAALVFLMGVTIRHYFNSNHAGTSNPTWTWPVTAILFIGIMILSQAPLQQDTYEESEARELTKSEQVFASNQHFEDVMNVVPGRCAMCHAREPYYDGIRRAPKNVLLETPADVAKYAKEIYLQAGATHAMPPANVTFMEDEERALIRRWYGSASKNLPFALAAN
- a CDS encoding LysR family transcriptional regulator → MSYLESLRVFTRVVELGSITSGGRDLRLTPAVASKRIKELEKHLGVRLFNRTTRSLTPTEAGKLFYAEAKKVLESIEDAEAVVSQFSEAPRGVIRVTAPLGVGRRIIAPLVPGFVEDYPATEIRMRMSDRKVDILADGLDVAFFIGTPHDSTLKMRKIANCARVLCAAPAYLERHGTPQVPEDLLTGHNCLLLRYPRSPEYFWTLDTPEGPRKLEVSGKYDADDSDVLTNWALDGHGIVNKPRFDVAAHLRSGALVEVLRDTPPEPTIFGCLYPHRKLQDPKIRLFVDHAVKHGLAAFRRSEAGS
- a CDS encoding LysR family transcriptional regulator, whose translation is MAYLDNIRTFVRVYELGNMSAAARDMRISAAVASSRISQLEDHLNVRLFQRTTRLLNPTEQGNLFYQGAVKILEAVDEAEADISSVTQTPRGTLYVAAPLGLGQRLVAPAVPKFKEAYPLISIRLRMSDRKLDLAAEGLDAAFFLGVPEDSNLRIRKIADCPRVLCASPDYIRQRGQPKNSEELKTDAHDCLNLRYPGAPEFQWPLRSQDGVKRVTVTGPFESDHGDVLTNWALDGHGIILKPVFEISEHLASGRLVPVLAEEPPIPIQMACLYVHRRHQDPKVRLFMDFMVDHIQASLPSE
- the puuE gene encoding allantoinase PuuE, encoding MTRYPRDLRGYGADAPDPQWPNGAKAAVQFVLNYEEGGENCILHGDAASEAFLSDIPGAAQWPGQRHWNMESVYEYGSRAGFWRLHRLFTGAGIPLTIYGVATALARSPEQVQAMKDADWEIASHGLKWVEHKDMTEEEESAAIAEAVRLHTEVTGERPRGWYTGRCSVSTVRLVAEEGGFDYISDTYDDDLPYWRETGGRDQLIIPYTLEANDMRFANSPGWITGEHFFQYLKDAFDVIYAEGKAGAPKMMTIGLHCRLIGRPGKVAGLKRFIDYIQGFEGVWCPRRIDIAEHWAETHPPVKRERPSRMDREEFVTKFGSIFEHSPWIADRAFDLELGPAHDCAAGVHNALCRIFRTASEEERLGVLTAHPDLAGKLAAAGRLTAESTSEQSSAGLDMLTDEERESFTRLNTEYVEKHGFPFIIAVRDHNKASIMEAFHRRIHNDRATEFGEACRQVERIAQFRLQDLLP
- the xdhA gene encoding xanthine dehydrogenase small subunit codes for the protein MAHQTDIRFLLNGKDIVLEDLKATTTLLDFLRLEQRLTGTKEGCAEGDCGACTVLVGRLQNGALRYEAVNACIRFLASLNGCHVVTVEHLSGPGGRLHPVQQAMVEYHGSQCGFCTPGFVMSLYALWMENPQPTGAEVETAVQGNLCRCTGYEPIVRAALAVNQYGSPANDYLTKERVSLTAKLQAIQPDARVVTGPEDDRAILPLNSADLAQVLAENPNATIVAGSTDVGLWVTKFMKPISPVVFVSHLEELKSIELTDEALIIGAGVTYTESEAAIRDAFPHLSAYWDRIAGWQVRNMGTIGGNIANGSPIGDTPPVLISLGAEVTLQKKGGSRTLPLEEFFIDYGKQDREPGDFVASIRIPLRRDGQIDAAYKISKRRDEDISSVAAGVSVDVADGVITAARIAFGGMAATPKRAASAEAALVGQPWGEPAFDAAAEAVQQDFTPLSDWRASADYRMLSASNLLRRFYLEHDAGTAGAVRLAVA